The nucleotide sequence TTACCAATTTTCAAGGACAAGTTAAGACTTTTCACACAAAAACTGCTCTAATAGCCATAACTGTCCCAATGTGTAAATAAAACTTAGAAACTGCCCTGCAGTGTTAATAACTCTATTATATACGCCTTTgtaaccatattttaaaaatatgataaaatgcagtcgtatacatatatatttttaacataaatgcAATCGTATATACGATTTTGATACATGCAATACGGTGAGAAATCATACTATACAATGAACTtgaacacaaaacaaaaaagcaTTCATATATACAACGTTTATTTTGCACATACGTTATTGCATATACAAACAAtgatcatatataaattttataaataaaagatgATTTGTCGTGTGGACTAGGATATATCAGTATTGCTTCTGGATATAAATATAAGACAATTAGTTGTCTAATACTTTTGAAAAGTGATATATCACCAAATTCAGTGTTTTTCTTTGGTAAAATCGATAgaagtttaaactttaaatattgATAAAGAGGTGAAAATAGTAAACGTTAGCCCGACTGAGCAGGCGAACCTTTATGCTCGCACGTGCCCACGAAAAGGATTTATCATATTTGGTAACGGAGACTATATTATCCTTATGACGGATATGAATAAATATGATAGAAATTCCAAAACACAAACAGATGTGTAAGTTCGTTCTAACTTCTATTAGATAGTGTAAGATTTGAATGTAAATGAAATTTTCatgaaaatgtaaaatgaaAACTAAAAATAGTAGTGATCTCATCCTTCACCAGACTAACTGAAATGCAAAATAGTAGCTTGAAAACAAGAGAAAACCCGATTATAAGGATTAAAATAACCTCAACCGATTCCACAACGGTCTCTCTTCCCTCTTACAGTAGATAAACGGGAGTAGATAAACTGGAGTGCATTGTAGATACTTTTATGGCATGTAGACTCTGAAACTTGTGGTATTGGATGGTTGTTAAGAGACGAGAATGGCAATTCCAAAACACAAATCGACATTAGTAGAATTACATGTAAGTTATATTATTATAGTAACTAAATGAACAGTAAATAGAGGTTTTGAATATTGAAATTTCAATGATCACTTTTCagttattcaaaatttaaaagttaaagaaTTTGTTGAAGAGACAAAAACCTCACAATAAGATTTGTTGAAGATGCTGTAAGACAAATTTGCGAGAGACCAAAATGAGGCAGAAAATGACAAGGGGAGACATGCAGTTTCAATTTTCCTGAGGAACTCACACCTGTaactttttattacaaaaaaattgaatcatTCAAGTAAACTGGATCaagtgaaatgtttttttttcccgaCTGAATAGgttaaataaacataataattattattagcataaatgccatatattaaaaaaatttgaggtGAATAATGATTTGGTGGAAGTATATCTACCAAAGTTCAATCTGCATTTGCATTAAAAATACACCACCTCAACTTTGTCATTGGATAAATAACTTTCAAAAACAATTTCTGTGGAATATAATTCACATGtcttaattaaaaaagaaaaaaaaaggcaaataacatattattctTTATATTACAGTATTTGGGTGTGTTAACAAACACTTATAAAACACCCAACTAAGTATTTTTCTATAACAGAAAAATGAATCTTTTAAGTTGATGTGTTCTTAGATATTGTGTACaagtaaaaaaagaagaatagtatcaatataaagccAAAGATCTTCTTCAGCAATCAGCAGAGAAATCTGGTTCTGGAGGTTTCTGAAACTTCACCAGCTCTTTAGTTGATGGTGGTGCCAAATTAGACTTCCTAATCCTGTTCTTGTGAACACTACGAAGCGCATTGGCAGCAAACTTTGAAGCCAAGAACGTCGCTCTGATGCTATAAGGACTTCCTCCTGCAATAAGCCTCGCAGCAgactcctcctcttcctcttcctcttcttttctAAGTTGTTCAAGTTTCTTCCTCTTTGTGTACCGTCTCCATGCAGCTTGGATAAAGCAAGCGGCCCAAGTCCTCCACTGCTGCGAATAGAATCTAAAAGTGTGTTGCACCTGTCTGCTATGTAACCTCCTGAACTGGCTCGCCACAAACTTAAGCTCATCGGCTATCAAAGCGAAGGCTTCTACTTCTGTCAAGGCCTTGACGGTTCTCGTCGAGGACGGTAAGTTAGAGCCTGATTTGGGATCAAGCGCCCATGTCAAAAGCTCGTCCCCGCAGAAGTCTCCTTCTTTAAGTAAACTACGGTTGTAGAATCCACTCCTCCCGCCATCAGTGGTCACACTCTCGAGCCGACCACGGATTATGAAGAGCATCTCGTTCACAGGATCTCCCTCACGGACCAAGAAAGACTTCTCAGTGTATAGACACGGCTTGAGCCTCATGCAGATTGCATCTAGCAGCCTCTCGTCCATGTTATCAAACAATGGAACCTAAGAGACATTCAGTTTTCAAACAAGATGTTTCAAATGAGTTGATAAGAGAGAGGAGACTTACTCTTCGGACTAAGGCTAGACAGAGATGACGTTTGATGTCTCTTCTTAGATCCTTTGGGAGGTTGGAAACAATGTTCTCTTCATCAACTCCGCGCGTCTCTAACCACTTGTACTGGTCATATCTTCTGACACGTTCCCGCAGTTCTGGTGGAAGCATTCGGTGATGCATCCACTGTTCTGAGTCGCGTCTTTTGACTCGCATTTCTTCTAACCGGATAGTAAGCGATTGAAGATAAGTCTGTCCACAGAAATACCAACATCATtactgttctaaaaatcggtctgcGCAGCGGCTAGACACCCACCTAGGCTGGCAATTTGGTCATAGCcgaaacaattttcttaaaatccgatTTATATGATTCAAATCAGTTTAAACTGTTATGAATCAGTCAAAACATGTTTAAATAAATCTAAATTAGTCTAAATCTGTTAAATTGAGTAATAATGTTGGTACAAATtcacaaatttgtctaattttgttttgtatatcgAACTTtgattcatcaaaataattttataaaattaaactcaaaaattaaaatatcttatataaatgtttaaaatatactgtataaaataaatcaataatttattaACGCATTGATCTGCCTAGACCCTAATAATCCGCATTGATCTGCCTAGGCCCCTAACAATCCAGATAGTTGTTAGTACTATACAAAACGTCTATTTACCCTCAATcatttcttgaacattgtttcttaataatacataaaaatttaaaaaccgaACAagcttttgttgtttttttgtacCTGCATGTTTCCAATGAGAAGGGCAAAGAGTAAAAGTCCAGCAATAGCAAGTGCTATGGAGAATATAACCTCTCCAGGGTATGTGCTAGTCTCAAGCCCTTGACCAAGTGTACTGCAATTTTGACAAACCCATGATTACTATTTAGTATTTACTATAAAGAAACTCAAAACGCTgaatgtgtttgtttgttttgtcttCTCATCATTACCTAAGATTCTGTAATCCCCACCACAAACAGAAGAAGTACTTTGAGACAAACTTCTTAGACGAGACAATGCCAGAGGAGAGAGCTCTCGAGTAGATTCCAAAATCAAAAGGAGGCTCTTCCCCTTCAGTGACATTGACAGGACACATTTCCTGAAGAACCGAGCTTTTCGCAGTGTACCAAGCAGCATAACCTTCCATGTTCTGGTTACCGCAAAACAAAAAGTTTCTGGTACAGTTGTCTTTCTTGACGCAAGCCTTACTCCAGCAGTCGTTATTGCGTTCTAAGGCAAGCAAGTACCACAAAGCCCCAACAATCTGCAACCACATACACTTATAAGAAACAAAACAGTGGTAACAAAAGGATAAAAGAAATGTTACTGACATGACTTGCAAGCATGTAGAGTAGCAAGTAGTAAGCAGCACCAGCCCAAGCGGTTTCAGCGAATACACCTGCTGTTCTCTTCAGCTCTGAACTTAAAGGATACATCCTAACAAAACGCGGAATGTATTGAACTAACACTATATACCGAAGTGCCTGCTTCGTCGCCAGAACATTAGCACCCTTAGAAGTGTATAAGAATCTCCAAACTGTAATCTGAAAAAGATGTAGAGAAAGTAAACATCAACAAAGTAAATCTTGAAACTGAGAGAAGCTTGGGGTTATACCTGTGGAAGAGGAAGAACAGAAAGCAAATCAATGATGAAGTACTGTCGAAGATACCGCTTAGCTATCTGTTTAGGATCAATCACAAGCTCTCCTCTCCCAAAAACCCTTGAAGAAGGAGCAACGTACGCTGTTCTAAACCTCAAAGCCATGTGAAATAGGTAAAAAGAATCAATAACCGTCCTCAACGTCGTCGCTACGATCGCCAGCTTCCTGTCTATACCAATGCACTTCGCTTTATCGTTTATAAAGGGAAGATACAAGAAGAGCGGGTCCACTGAAACAGCTAGAATGCAGGAAGCAACGAAGAGCTTGTTGCAGAGCAAGAGAAACTTGTCTTGAGGATCGaatatcttcttctctgatACCTTGAGATCCTCTGGAAAGACAGCGCGCGAGACGCCGAGTCCAATGGATCTTCCTATGGACCAGAGCCCCTCGGAGCCTTTTCTGAAGCCTTTCTTGAAAGATCCGGACGATGTTTTGCTTCCTTGAGCGAAACGTTTGGGTGCTTGTATGTTTAATGTGCATTTGTTTAGGCCTGTATTGTCGGAGCTCTGCGAGTACCTTGAGTCCATACTCTCTAACCTGatcaagaaaaacaagaaactgCTTTTTTAGGTTCATTaatagaaagaaacaaaaagagggttagctatatatatatatatatatatatatataaatgtataccTGATGAACTTCTCACGATGGCCACTGATTACTTGAGATTTGACTCCATTTGTGCCACAATCAAACATACTCTTCTCTAAGATTCATTCAACTCATGAATCCCCTAATCTAGACAAAAAAAAGTACTTCAATCAAAGATCATTCGGACAGGTTTCAGCAACTGAGATCTCTCTGGGAGGAacgaagaacaagaagaagaagatataacTTACAGTTGAATCTGACGGCGACGAAGAAAGCATAGAGAAAAAGAGTTGTAAAATTATTGACTTTGTTCTTGTTGCTGTCCGGGGTCGGGTCCACCATGCTGTCTTCTCTTCATTTGTCCTATTCGGGATATCAAGTATGCTCCGACcgaaatgatatataaaatGGGTCCTTCATGGGCCAGAATATCTTCCTTCCTGAATATCTAATTGTTCCTTAACTTCGCTCCTTACGTGGGTAATGCGCCTATTTCAACCTGTTAATTTACCAAATAGACCCCGAACAAATATTCAGGCCAAATACAaactcaactcaattataaatcaaaaaatacttaaacttattaaaatatgCATAAATTAATATTGATCTAACAGAAATTAGTCAATCGTTAACAAACTAAAACgatattattttgatatatttttttgttatttggccaatttttaaatatacgaaaatgacttaaaataatcataaaatcaaatttacattttatacatgTTTCTGATCAAAATAACCatctttaaatttaataaaactataaaatatactaaaatataggcctgggcattcggggtcccaatcgagtttcggttttatccaatcgggtttcagtttttcgggtttatcaaaataaGCCCtattcggattatatgaaagttcggttcgggaccggttcgggttctatcgggtttaGGTCGgagttagtaaatcttcaaagaaccggtacaacccaatatactttcgggttcgggtcccaatcggtttttcggtttaaaagtacctgatttttacctattttataaccaaaacatgagtaaaatcggttcttcagttttaaaatacctgatttgtacctattttgtaaccaaaacttaagtaaaatcgattcaaaaataaggaacatcaaccgtgattattcaaaatcaaacgaaaagtaaacatatttactgataaaaagaaaccaaataaataaaagcataaaacgaaaaccaagttctcatgaaaaacattgtttaacgaaaacaaaatcaaaatctaaatacttcAAGATTCAACGGCTATCTTTAACCATTAACCTTTATGTAATAGAAccaccaaccttcatgtaatagataagtattttagatgttcaatatttcttagtatattttggatacatattaggaattgagatcatctttggtacaagatcttttcgaggttttgaatgttttgggttctatcggatatctatttagattcgggttcggttcggataatacccataacccgaaatatCACAAAACAAGACTCATTCGGTATttacgtcgggttcggatcggttcagattcatttttatcggatcggattcggttcgggttttcgggttcggtttatttgctcAGCCCtactaaaataataacattttgcatttttttgctaggacttttttaatatttagaaagttTAGAAACTTTACGGATTGCAAAAAACGTATAAAAatcataacttaaaaagtttagaAACTAAACACATTGAAAAGATATTCAAATCTTAAAATTATTGTAACCATCAACAACACAAATAAGAACAATCAAGTTGAGTACATTCACAAAGATTAGGCAcatataacaataataaaaacagCCATACAGGCGCGAATCAAAGGCTAGTTAGTCCCTAGTTAAAGTTTTAGTTTCGtttacatttataatatttagtaaCTATGGTTTCCTCCGACTTTTCGAGAAATTCCATTGAGCTACTCATCAGTAATATTTCTTTgtcaattttcaaaatatagatCAACTCATCGATATCTGTGTGGATGACATATACAACCAATCTCGGTGGAGTTACACTATTATTCTGGGATCTAAACACATGTCATGGTGCTGATGTTCGCTATCCTATGAAAATGAAAACTCTGGTAAGCTACATCAATATAGCTCTATCACAAGTGACTAGTGGCAACTATTTTCTTTCTAATATCACAATGTTTGCGACAACTAtcattttattgtttaaataattagttaaattaatattgtaaataaatgtTGATCcacttttagttttaaaataaaaataaaactttttataatatttaatttataaaaaattgctaaactaaaaataattaaattaactatGGATTACTGCAACAAAAgtcaaaattatttaattatataatacatttgtacggaaaaataaaatgatcaacaGATTTTAATCTTATGATTAAATATCAGAAATGTAAAATTTTGGTAAAAACTAATATTATCGTGCTTTCAAAAcgtaaatcaaaatttaatcacATTTAAAATAACATGATGAATAAAATTGATCCATAAATGTTTGGTGACAATATATTCTTCTTTTAGTATTTGAATGAAAATAACCAAGTGATAGCGTTTTACATATGTAGGAAAAAGCGTTTTATAAACAATCAAGTCATgatcaatatatttttgttaattaaataacttATATGATATACTTAGGTACCAAGATGATTAATCATTGCTAGGAAAATAATTGATAcagtattattaaattaaatttgttgacaagaagaaaaatgttgcaaattaattattagtaaatgtcAAATATGACATAAACTCAAATAATCATTAATGATATTATTCTCTAGAACATAGATTTGGTCGCATAATAAAGATCATCGTCTAATATAGAGGTTTAAGCCCAAGCGAGCCCAATGACAGCAATAGAGGTCCAGAAGATGCCACTTCCAGCAACCAACCCAACGGCAGTGTTGTTGGCCGGAGTTGGTGCCGGGGAAGTAGGAGGTGCCGGTGAAGTAGGAGGTGCCGGTGAAGTAGGAGGTGCCGGTGAAGAAGGAGGTTTTGAAGGAGTTAGTGGAGCAGGGGCGGGTACGGGCTTGGGCATGGGGTGCCCAGGTGACTCAACCACCACGATCAATTTTTCACCTTTAGCGCAATTACCTTGATCTCCACTGATGAAGTAGTGTGGACCTGACTCATTAAGTTTCAGGATGGTTTGTGTCGCAGTATATGTTTTCGAAGCCTCTTTTGTAATGCACTTTTCGTAGTTTTCTTTTGTCACTTGTAACACGGAATCTGTCTTGTTATCGTAGTTAAACTCTGTCACATgcaaaaatattgttaatacAAGTCTGAATTGGTATTCGtggtatataattatatttaattagtttatatcgactcataaatcatcatgaAACTATAGACTATAGTGTGAACCACATAAAatcaatatataacataaaatatttcttataaaaaacCGTAATAGTTATGATTAATAATCGCTATTAACCCTAGATCTATTTCGTTACATAAAatcaatatataacataaaatatttcttataaaaaacCGTAATAGTTATGATTAATGTTCGCTATTGACCCTAGATCCATTTCGTTatacataaacaaaatttaaagaaaGATGAGATCTGTACCGAGACTGTCTCCTACTAGGAATCTTTGGGTCTCAGCCCAATGGATGAGTCGAGTCTTGTTGGATGATTCTGGAACTTTCCATCCGTCGGCTGATCCTCCCACAAGAAATGTATGGGGCGCACGGCCCTCACCAAGGTGGTAGAACGTTGTCAATAAGAGGAATACTAGAAAGAAAACAGGATTCAAAGACgccatttcttcttcttcttctcttaaatatatttttttcttcggATGAGAAAAAAGATTGGCCGTTATGGTTTAGAACTAAATGGGTTTTCTTTTATATAGAATTGGAAGGACGCGGACGAGATTTGGGTTGAAACATGCAAGAAAGATATTATCAAGAACATGATCTTCTAGAAATGTAATGGAATATTACCAATTAGCCAAGAAATTATTACTTTCAATATCTACTGGAttcattaatattatatatatattaaaatattaccaGGTTCTTAATTTGAAAGtaaatacaaattaattaaGTGGTGATCTTTTTATTGTTTCtccaataaattttatatttttaaagatcTATATCAGATTTTCAATACAAGATAATTTATTGACATATAAAACAAGTAGACTTAAAAGATACAGAGTGATACATATTCTTAAACTTTTGGTTTCCATGAAAGATATATCATTGACATATGTTATTACTAATACAAGATAAAGACTCCATTGGATATAGCACATGAACTCAttttatgaaaacaaatatGTCATACTTTAGAAAATAACCTTTTATAAAAACTGTCTTACAATTGCAAAATACATGTACTACAATATTATCTTGCATGCAGctatctctttatttataaatataaaaaatcatcaACAATCAACTCTACTCGATACCtgataaataatcaaattatataaatattcaaatttgatatatttaaaattattttaatatatatatttatataaaacttaaagttgatgttatatttttaactgAAAAAATATTGCATACAAGTGCGTCTTCATCTTTTAAGATTTCTTCCTACAAATTGTCACATGATATTTAATTAGTTCAAACCACTTcttaaataaatttcaattatttatccatgatatttaaatattttttcctaTTAAAAACGACAGTATTATAATtactactccctctgtttcaaaatacatgaagGTTTAGGATTGTGCACAATTATTAAGAAACTTATTAGTTTATCTTagaaatatcattaaaatataaattaaagactattcaaccaatcacaaaacggactacaaaatatcattgattacacagtttttaataaagttaaaagttgcattgatatatgaaaacatcatctattttgaaatatCAAAAACTTCCTAAAACATTATCTATTTaaaaacggatggagtattttgtacctttttaaaataattactaGTTTTATGTCGGTAACAAAAACAATgactattttatatatctatgtaaCTACTttgttttttgagaaaaatatctAGGAAATGGGatatcataataaatatatgttgacTTATATTGATTTTCCCTTCTCATTTATAATGTTCCCTTGAATTTCTGGgagagattttattaattaacacCAACActtattatattaaactaacGCAAATTAGCTAAATTGGTAAATTAGGGATTTATCATTTTGGAATTACTAATGGCTTTTTATTagattcttaaataatatttttgaagtcaAGGTGGTATTGAGATATAAATACTCTAGAATGTTATcagttttttaaacaaaatttttaagcTAACACTAAAGTACATGAATGATAAAAAgagtttttcatatttatatgtgTTTCTTCAAAGATCTTTGATGATCTTTTAACAAtggatctctctttttttttaagtctattTGTGATTATTTTGGCTTTCTTGTTGTGATTTGTCAATACCCACAACTCCTTATGTAGAAGACTAAAGGTTGCAAAGTTGGTTAACTCAAAAAGTTGGAATGATTTATCATCAAAGAATACAATCATTAACAGTCGCAATGGTTTATcaccaaatattttaataactcATCACTAAAAATTATACGTACTCACCAACAGTTATGACCTTTAGTCTGATGCTTGCTTTCTTTTGATTGGGATTTAAATCTAATGCCTGTTACTGTTTGATTGCCAAGAAATTGCATTTGACTTTGTCGGGCGATTTCCTGAAAATAAGACTTATGAAGAGACTAGAAagtaacttttgttttttcgtTTATTTTCCCCAAACtaataatttttcttcttcttttttcttttaaatctgCAGATTAAGTTCTTCTTTTAAGTCTGATTCATCTGATGCACAGCAGGGATCACATCATATACACGTCTTAATGTTGTGCAATATTTATATGGTGGATGGTTCTTGGCATCATGATAcaactttttagatgtggatggATATGGAAATATTCTACTGGGGAACACAACTTTTATGAACTAAGAACCGGTGGGGTTGATTATCGCCTCTACATGTAGAAGTTAAAGTTTTTATATGGACGATGAAGAATATGCTACCACATTATACTGTAAGAATTTTGAAACAGATTGCTGGAAGGTGATATATGGGATTCATGATCCAGGTGGATGACAAAGTTTCCCAATGGAATTGAAAGAAATTTCAAGCCTGAGAGatgatttctaatttttttttttatctcctaTATTCTTTGGGCGAGTAATTTAACAGTAGATTAGCTAGATCATTTATAGAAAACTTTGTTTTAttggttattttattttgatctgGTTTTTCAGACTATCATAAATTTGAGTAATGAAAAAACCGCATGATGTCAAAACAAAAAGCGAAACACTTAGAACATGCATGAAATCTAGCAAACGCAACCCCCACAAATATCTCTTTTTATGTGTGTACTGCCTTCCTTTTATTGATTGCAACATACACGTTGCAAAGTTGATCATCCCATCTACAGAGTCCATTTAGTAGGCATTGGTGTAAAAATAGCCTTTGACATCTTTTCTCCTCGCCCATAACATGATCTATTGATCTTGTGGATGCTTTTTTTGTTACATAGCTGCGTTGGGAACTGGAGCAAAATATTGGGGGATCATGATTCCCATTCAACACACATATTCAAGTCTCTCTAATGGCATTGGTTTCTCTATTTCAAGATtccaaatataatttaaaaaatacataaaaaaaaagaaacactttCTTCATAGCtaaatgaaatttaaatctcTGATTCCATATAACCTTCTATGTCACTGGAACTGTAATGATATTGGTAGCTAAATCAGCTAGCTAGAGGCATTTTCCAAGAAATGAACCATTGATTCTTCCTCGCTTGGATCAGCATCTAAAGATTTCACTGTGACTGTAGATGCTCTTTTCTCAAGCCTGTGAATCTCCAGCAACTGCTCAGAATAATGTTTCTTAAGCATAGCCTTGTGTTTTTTCCCAAGCTTATGAGTCTCCATCACATTCTCAGAATACGTCACAATGTTACAAGCTTCGCACCAAATCATTACCGACTTTTTCTTCTCACCTTCTATCTTCTTTCCCGTTTCTTTCGCCGCCACTTCATCCACTTTCTGACGCTGCGTATTCGGCACTACTGTAACAGCTTCTGATTGTGGAGCTGCAAGGGAAGCAGGAGCTATGATGACGGAGGTTGAAGCAGCCGTCTTCTCAGGCTGCTTTTTAATAGcagctttatgtttttttcctaacTCATGATTCCTCATGACTGTTTCGTTACAGGCCCCAACACTACAAAGGTCGCACCAAAACTTAAACAACCGCTTCCTTTTAGAAGGTTCTTTCAAACCTCCCTCAACATCCTTTGCCTTACGCTTAGCTCTTCCAAGACGAGTTTTAGCATCCCCTCCGATAGGATCAGGCCTATCCTGCAACACAGGAATCAAAGAGAAAAACATATGAGAAACAAAGACTTCTTATTCCCTATCTAAATATGAAAAAGGAACAAACTGTTAGTCTAGTGGTAAAGAAGGGTACTCAGCCATTCAGATTCAATTTTTGTTGGGAGGGACTATTTACATTGTTTGGATTTTCGACAAAGAggtgaaatcatttttttaccaaaaataaataaataatatatatatatatatatatgaaaaaacaattaccaatataatcaacttGTCCTTGTTAGACTCCAAAACTGGCGTTTCCTTAGCTGTTGTAGCCTCAAGCATTTGCTG is from Brassica napus cultivar Da-Ae chromosome A4, Da-Ae, whole genome shotgun sequence and encodes:
- the LOC106446533 gene encoding probable cyclic nucleotide-gated ion channel 6; the encoded protein is MFDCGTNGVKSQVISGHREKFIRLESMDSRYSQSSDNTGLNKCTLNIQAPKRFAQGSKTSSGSFKKGFRKGSEGLWSIGRSIGLGVSRAVFPEDLKVSEKKIFDPQDKFLLLCNKLFVASCILAVSVDPLFLYLPFINDKAKCIGIDRKLAIVATTLRTVIDSFYLFHMALRFRTAYVAPSSRVFGRGELVIDPKQIAKRYLRQYFIIDLLSVLPLPQITVWRFLYTSKGANVLATKQALRYIVLVQYIPRFVRMYPLSSELKRTAGVFAETAWAGAAYYLLLYMLASHIVGALWYLLALERNNDCWSKACVKKDNCTRNFLFCGNQNMEGYAAWYTAKSSVLQEMCPVNVTEGEEPPFDFGIYSRALSSGIVSSKKFVSKYFFCLWWGLQNLSTLGQGLETSTYPGEVIFSIALAIAGLLLFALLIGNMQTYLQSLTIRLEEMRVKRRDSEQWMHHRMLPPELRERVRRYDQYKWLETRGVDEENIVSNLPKDLRRDIKRHLCLALVRRVPLFDNMDERLLDAICMRLKPCLYTEKSFLVREGDPVNEMLFIIRGRLESVTTDGGRSGFYNRSLLKEGDFCGDELLTWALDPKSGSNLPSSTRTVKALTEVEAFALIADELKFVASQFRRLHSRQVQHTFRFYSQQWRTWAACFIQAAWRRYTKRKKLEQLRKEEEEEEEESAARLIAGGSPYSIRATFLASKFAANALRSVHKNRIRKSNLAPPSTKELVKFQKPPEPDFSADC
- the LOC106446541 gene encoding early nodulin-like protein 3, which produces MASLNPVFFLVFLLLTTFYHLGEGRAPHTFLVGGSADGWKVPESSNKTRLIHWAETQRFLVGDSLEFNYDNKTDSVLQVTKENYEKCITKEASKTYTATQTILKLNESGPHYFISGDQGNCAKGEKLIVVVESPGHPMPKPVPAPAPLTPSKPPSSPAPPTSPAPPTSPAPPTSPAPTPANNTAVGLVAGSGIFWTSIAVIGLAWA
- the LOC106448546 gene encoding uncharacterized protein LOC106448546, which translates into the protein MEFRYRAIDIDRPPPVKDTAPSQSLNPIPGCNIIPGWDYVQREIEKEQIRREIIAAETARRKELIAEVAQEMAIEREMAIKSMAEKEDKIATWITQRKLPRQNHNNNFSKLKRTYSDPAIYSSPNSLVTSPMKQMPPLQQMLEATTAKETPVLESNKDKLIILDRPDPIGGDAKTRLGRAKRKAKDVEGGLKEPSKRKRLFKFWCDLCSVGACNETVMRNHELGKKHKAAIKKQPEKTAASTSVIIAPASLAAPQSEAVTVVPNTQRQKVDEVAAKETGKKIEGEKKKSVMIWCEACNIVTYSENVMETHKLGKKHKAMLKKHYSEQLLEIHRLEKRASTVTVKSLDADPSEEESMVHFLENASS